The nucleotide window CAGGAACAGCTTGCCATTCGCTGTTGACGTATCGATCCGTTCCTTGAGGATCAGCAGGTGAATCCCTCTGGACTGCAGCAGGTGCACCGTCTCAATCAGGTTTTTCAGGCTCCGGCCCAGTCGGTCCAATTTCCACACGACCAGGGTGTCCCCCTCGCGCAGGTAATTCAGGGCCTCGGCAAATCCTGGCTGGTCTGCTTTGGAGCCAGAGATCACGTCCTTGAAGATTCGGAAGCAACCCACCTCTTTGAGGGCATCCATCTGCAGATCCAGATTTTGTTTGTCGGTGGACCCCCGGGCATATCCCACAAGGATATTTTTCTTCATGAGATCACTCTAGTCTCAAAACTCAACTTTGTCGAGAGTTTCGAAATTATAATTCAGAGACGGCATTTTGAGACGATTTTTCATTGTTCCAGCAGCAGTGTTTCTGGAGTAACGACACTCTCACAATGCCGACCATGTTGGCGAAT belongs to Deinococcus misasensis DSM 22328 and includes:
- a CDS encoding recombinase family protein gives rise to the protein MKKNILVGYARGSTDKQNLDLQMDALKEVGCFRIFKDVISGSKADQPGFAEALNYLREGDTLVVWKLDRLGRSLKNLIETVHLLQSRGIHLLILKERIDTSTANGKLFLHIFGALAEFERDIIRERTKAGLEAARARNRVGGRPPKLKKNQEEILLRLHDDPGNRPRAIWEGLGISRATYYRTLKKNAKKNE